From a single Nicotiana tomentosiformis chromosome 2, ASM39032v3, whole genome shotgun sequence genomic region:
- the LOC138904553 gene encoding uncharacterized protein gives MTRKKKQPGPAPVSPKAPVLESRQITPESGVPQTLALIQLGHCLPGMGSAPTVLQTGPQPDIAETPPEPDAWATNVARKLTFSATSSGVKRTMAEVVKGNREQHTGLKLDYFPPVMKDGVKVVKLNSQEIADQNQKWSLALIGYVIGGNPTFKEMLKFVYGVWNFVNTPKVFLHNNGYFIFKFENEKDKAVILEEGPYTFNYMPFILKQWDPEFQMNKESTQIVPMWVMFPNLPIQFWALGNLDRIASYLGNPVCSDKLIAQEQRIVYARILIEMDISQPFPDSFSIYLPNGKSYSQSIEYEWKPIYCQD, from the coding sequence ATGACGAGGAAGAAGAAGCAACCGGGTCCGGCGCCGGTCTCGCCCAAAGCTCCGGTGCTGGAATCTAGGCAGATAACACCTGAATCAGGCGTTCCCCAGACCTTAGCTCTGATTCAATTAGGCCATTGTCTACCAGGAATGGGAAGTGCTCCTACAGTGCTACAAACAGGCCCCCAACCGGACATTGCAGAAACTCCGCCGGAGCCTGATGCATGGGCTACGAATGTGGCGAGGAAATTGACTTTCTCTGCCACATCTAGTGGAGTCAAGCGTACAATGGCTGAAGTAGTTAAAGGAAATAGAGAACAACACACGGGATTGAAGCTAGATTACTTTCCGCCCGTAATGAAAGATGGAGTGAAAGTAGTCAAGCTAAATTCCCAGGAGATAGCTGACCAGAATCAGAAGTGGAGTCTAGCATTAATTGGTTATGTGATTGGCGGTAACCCTACCTTCAAGGAAATGCTCAAATTCGTCTATGGAGTCTGGAATTTCGTCAATACGCCTAAGGTATTTCTTCATAATAATGGATATTTCATCTTCAAATTTGAGAATGAGAAAGATAAAGCAGTGATTCTCGAAGAAGGGCCATACACTTTCAATTATATGCCATTCATTCTTAAACAGTGGGATCCAGAGTTCCAAATGAATAAGGAATCTACTCAAATTGTTCCTATGTGGGTTATGTTTCCAAATTTGCCAATTCAGTTCTGGGCCCTTGGCAATTTGGATAGAATAGCAAGCTATCTTGGGAATCCTGTATGTAGTGATAAACTAATTGCTCAAGAGCAAAGGATTGTTTATGCTAGGATATTGATCGAGATGGATATATCCCAGCCTTTTCCTGACTCATTCTCCATTTACCTACCTAATGGAAAATCCTACTCACAATCTATTGAGTATGAATGGAAGCCAATATACTGTCAAGATTGA
- the LOC104096163 gene encoding ATP-dependent zinc metalloprotease FTSH 8, mitochondrial-like, producing MKRYQLILSLLFVGFALSSILLLSYFEQEEISFQEFKNKLLEPGLVDRIVVANKDVARVYVRSSSPGNNQTGDDTVQGPTSGTNGNRNISNHKYSFNIGSVESFEQKLKEAQEALGIDSHNFVSVVYVNELDWFPELMKCGLTLLLLAIIYYMDLGGARGIFNIGKAHFTKMDKNAKDKVFFKDVAGCDEAKQEIMEFVHFLKNPKKYEELGAKIPKGALLVGPPGTGKTLLAKATAGESGVPFLSISGSEFVQMFVGVGPARVRSIFREARRCAPSIIFIDEIDAVGGARGKGRYSGGNDEREGTLNQLLVEMDGFATTSGVVVLAGTNRLDILDKALLRPGRFDRQITIDKPDIKGREQIFRIYLNKLKLDQEAAFYSQRFAALTPGFAGADIANVCNEAALFAARSESTTIKMQHFEAAIDRVIGGLEKKNKVISKLERRTIAYHESGHAIAGWFLEHAEPLLKVTIIPRGTAALGFAQYVPNENLLMTREQLFDMTCMTLGGRAAEQVLIGKISSGAQNDLEKVTKMTYAQVAVYGFSDKVGLLSFPQRDDTFETSKPYSSKTAAIIDDEVREWIAKAYDRTLQLIEEHREHVAQIAELLLEKEVLHHEDLVQVLGERPFESSELTNYNRFKQGFEEENGEIKDIPKDMTAQDNQSSSEESEVVPISVVKGENTQKGIEKDTRYIGALSVKRKCAFKGWVLVKKGAVKKKQL from the exons ATGAAGAGATATCAACTTATACTCTCTTTGTTATTTGTTGGCTTTGCTTTGTCATCAATATTACTTCTGAGTTATTTCGAACAGGAGGAG ATTAGCTTCCAAGAGTTCAAAAACAAGCTACTTGAACCTGGTCTTGTTGATCGAATTGTTGTTGCTAACAAAGATGTAGCCAGAGTTTATGTAAGGAGTTCTTCACCTGGTAATAATCAAACTGGTGATGACACCGTTCAAGGTCCTACAAGTGGTACAAATGGTAATAGAAACATTAGCAACCACAAATACTCTTTTAACATTGGGAGTGTTGAGTCATTTGAGCAGAAGCTTAAGGAAGCGCAAGAAGCCTTGGGAATAGACTCTCACAATTTTGTCTCTGTGGTATATGTTAATGAGTTGGATTGGTTCCCAGAACTGATGAAGTGTGGTCTAACATTGTTGCTTCTAGCTATCATTTATTATATGGATTTGGGAGGTGCTCGTGGAATATTTAATATTGGTAAAGCGCATTTCACAAAGATGGACAAAAATGCAAAGGACAAG GTCTTCTTCAAGGATGTGGCTGGATGTGACGAGGCTAAGCAAGAAATCATGGAATTCGTTCACTTCCTTAAGAATCCCAAGAAATACGAAGAGTTAGGAGCCAAAATTCCTAAGGGTGCTCTTCTAGTTGGTCCTCCTGGGACTGGAAAGACACTTTTAGCTAAAGCTACAGCAGGAGAATCTGGTGTACCTTTTCTCTCGATTTCTGGGTCAGAATTTGTGCAGATGTTTGTTGGTGTTGGTCCTGCTAGAGTTAGGAGCATATTTCGGGAGGCAAGACGATGTGCACCTAGTATAATTTTCATCGACGAGATTGATGCAGTAGGTGGAGCAAGAGGGAAGGGACGCTATTCTGGAGGAAACGATGAACGTGAGGGTACTTTAAACCAACTGCTTGTAGAAATGGACGGATTTGCAACCACATCTGGTGTAGTTGTACTTGCTGGCACAAATAGACTTGATATATTAGACAAAGCCTTGTTAAGGCCTGGTCGATTTGATCGCCAGATTACCATTGACAAACCAGACATAAAAGGTCGTGAACAGATTTTCAGAATCTATCTGAACAAGTTGAAACTTGACCAGGAGGCAGCGTTCTATTCACAGAGATTTGCTGCTCTAACACCAGGATTTGCTGGAGCAGACATTGCGAATGTTTGTAATGAAGCTGCTTTGTTTGCTGCTAGGAGTGAGAGTACCACAATCAAAATGCAACATTTCGAGGCAGCAATAGACAGGGTGATTGGGGGTCTAGAGAAGAAGAACAAG GTCATAAGCAAACTGGAAAGGAGGACAATTGCGTATCATGAATCCGGCCATGCTATTGCTGGTTGGTTCTTGGAACATGCAGAACCATTACTTAAAGTGACAATCATTCCCCGTGGTACAGCAGCACTAGGATTTGCTCAATATGTTCCCAATGAAAATCTTTTAATGACCAGGGAGCAGCTATTTGATATGACATGCATGACACTTGGTGGCCGAGCTGCTGAGCAG GTTTTGATTGGAAAGATCTCATCTGGAGCTCAAAATGATTTGGAGAAAGTGACCAAGATGACATATGCCCAGGTAGCAGTCTACGGTTTCAGTGACAAGGTTGGTCTTCTTTCTTTTCCGCAAAGAGATGATACATTTGAGACATCAAAGCCCTACAGTAGCAAGACTGCAGCAATTATTGACGATGAAGTTAGAGAATGGATCGCCAAGGCATATGATCGTACCCTACAGCTTATAGAGGAACACAGAGAACATGTAGCTCAGATTGCAGAATTGCTACTTGAAAAGGAGGTCCTTCATCACGAAGATCTGGTCCAGGTATTGGGTGAACGCCCATTCGAGAGTAGTGAGCTTACAAACTATAACAGGTTCAAGCAAGGATTCGAAGAAGAGAATGGAGAAATTAAAGATATCCCTAAGGACATGACAGCACAAGATAATCAATCCTCTTCTGAGGAATCAGAGGTTGTCCCAATCAGTGTTGTCAAAGGTGAAAACACGCAAAAAGGAATTGAAAAAGACACAAGGTACATTGGGGCTTTAAGCGTAAAGCGCAAATGTGCATTTAAAGGATGGGTTTTAGTAAAGAAAGGTGCAGTTAAGAAAAAACAATTATAG